The genome window TTGAACAGCGAAGACTAAATATTATCCCAAGCCTGCTTATTATGAGGCGTCATGGAGGACTTTGAGAATCTTCCATTCTTCCTCGAGAATGGATGGATTAAAAAGAAGTGTCCCTACTGCGGCAGAGTTTTCTGGACCTTAAACCCAAATCGAGAAACATGCGGGGATCAACCTTGTGAACCCTACTCTTTCATAGGCGAGAAGGTAGGAAAACATGTGGAAAGCATCACCGAGGTACGAAGCAGTTTTATAAGATTTTTCGAAGAAAGGGGTCACACGCCGGTCAAAAGATATCCTGTGGTAGCTAGGTGGCGCGAGGACGTCTACCTTGTAGGAGCCTCGATCTATGATTTTCAGCCATGGGTCACCGAGGGGTTAGTCTCTCCCCCAGCTAACCCACTCGTAATCTCTCAGCCGAGCATCAGGCTGACAGACGTGGATAACGTAGGAAAGACTAGCAGACACCTAACCGGCTTCGAAATGATGGCGCATCACGCGTTCAACTTTCCCGGGAAAAGTGTTTATTGGGCTAACGAGACCGTAGAATATGCCTTTAATCTTTTCACCAGGGTATACGGTATAAGGCCAGATGAGATAACATTTGTATATGATATGTGGAGTGGGGGAGGGAACGCTGGAGAAGACTACGAGGTTCTTGTTCGAGGCTTGGAGGTGGCAACCCTAGTATTTATGCATTACAAGACACGAGAAAACGGAGAGCTCGTCCCGATACAGAATAGAATTGTAGACACGGGCTATGGTTTGGAAAGAATATATTGGCTCTTGACAGGCAAATACAACGTTTATGAGGCTGTTTTCCCTGAAATAATAGAATACCTTAGAAACCAGTCAGGGGTAGGCCTCCCTGACCCCCATATCATGGCTCAAATCGCCAGATTAAGCGGCAGGCTCGACTACAAAAAACCAATAGAGGCCTATGAGACCCTCACAGCAATTTCAAAATCACTAGGCATGAGCTTAGAAGAGCTCAGAAAACACGTCGAGCCACACGAATCCATCTATGCTATAGCAGACCACACCCGTTCGCTTCTATGGATGATTGGTGACGGTATAGTACCAAGCAACACTGGTGCAGGCTACCTTGCAAGACTCCTGATCCGCCGCAGCCTCAGATATATGTGGAGGCTTGGGCTTCAAGTGAGGCTCGCCGAGGTCATCTCGAAACAGATAGAGAAGTGGAAGTCGGATTTCCCAGAATACTTCGAGATACAAGACGAGATACTAGACATTATAGACGAGGAGGAAAACAGATTCCGAGAAACCCTCCAGAGAGGTGATAAGATAATATCTGAAGTGATAAGTAATGTTTTAAGCAGTGGAGCAAGCGAGATTCCCAGCGATACGCTTGTAACATTGTACGAATCCCATGGAATACCGCCAGAAGTTCTAGAGGAAAAAGCTGCTAAATATAACCTCAAAGTAAACACTGTTGGATTTTATTCTCGCTTAGCAGAACTCAGAAGCAGATCGCAACAAGGCCAGAAAGAAGCCCTAAGTATAGCGATAGATCCAAACCAAGTCAAGGACTTCCCGCCAACTCGAAAATTATATTACGAGGACGAAAAACTAGCGAATTTCACAGCAACGGTTCTGGGCGTCCTAGACGGGAAATACGTTATACTCGACAAAACAGCGTTTTATCCAGAGGGGGGTGGACAGCTAACAGACGTAGGTAGATTGGAATTCAACGGCCAGACTTGTGAGGTTGAAAGAGTTATAAAGGTGGGCGACGTGATTCTCCACCAATGCCGCGGGAAAATACCCGAGAAAGGATTGACCGTCAACGGATACATCGATATCAAAAGACGACTCAACCTTATGAGGCATCACACAGCCACTCACGTCGTCCTGGGAGCCCTTAGGCGAGTTCTTGGAAGACACGTATGGCAGGCGGGGGCTCTTAAAACGGAGGAATATGTACGGTTTGATTTCACGCACCACAAGTCCATCACTCCGGAACAGGCGCGTATGATTGAATACTTAGCGAACAGTGTAGTGTGGTCAAACAGGCCCGTCCGCAAATATCTACTAGAGAGAACCCAGGCTGAGCAGAAGTATGGCTTTACACTCTATCAGGGTGGCGCTGTCCCCGAGAAAATCCTTAGAATAGTGGAGATAGAGGGTTGGGACGCCGAAGCCTGCGGGGGAACCCATGTAGACAACACTGGAGAAATAGGAATAATTAAGATATTAGGCTTTGAGAAGATACAAGACGGCGTTGTAAGGGTCGTCTTTAAAGCAGGTGAACCCGCTCTAAAGCACATTCAGGAACAAGAAGCAAAAATACAATCTCTAAAGGAAATCCTGCAAGCTACAGATGAGTTGGTTGTCGAGAAGGCTCGAGAACTGGTAAGGAATGTGGAAGTCCTTGAGAAAGAGGTCAAACGCCTACGAGAACAGATCCTAACAGGTTCATACCAACAAACAATCTCACCCGTCTACAGGAAGGGTGATGTCGAGGTATATCTCGTCGAGTCATCAGATATGGATCCAAGAGAGGTTGCGACCACCCTAGGAAAGTCAAAAAGCAACGCCATAGTTTTAGCCTATAGCTCAGACGGGCGGGTTGCACTGAAAGTAAACGACAAATTACTCGACAAGTACGATGCGCGTGAAATAGGTCGAAGGCTTTGTGACAAGCTAGGCGGGCGTGGTGGAGGCGTGAAAGATCTTTTCCAGGGACGAATATCGAACACCAAGGATCTCAAGGAGGCCTTGATTCACGCTTTGGAGGCTTAATGAATAGATGGCTAGAAGCCAGTCGACCCACCCCCGGACTAAGCGTATTACACATATACCTGTTCTCCCTTGAGAGATAGTTTTAAAGCAATATATGGCAAAGGGTATAACATATGAAAAGGCTAAGCCCACGCGAGCAGCGAAGACTACTCGAAAGAATGGGTTTGAGCTTAAAGGATATAGAAGGAGTAGAGGAAGTTCAGATAAAACTAAGGGACAAGATCATCACGATTAAAAACCCGGTTGTACAAGTGCTTGAGGTTAAAGGAAGCGGCAAAATCTATCAGATCAGCGGTGTTGAGGAGGAAAGCCCACTAACAGTGGCACCCAGCTCCCAACAGCTCGAGGTCTCAGAGGAGGACATTGATCTTATAGTCGCTCAGACAGGAGCAACACGCGAGGAGGCTAAGAAGGCTCTAATTGAGAGCGGAGGCGACATAGCCAAGGCGATACTCTCGTTACGCTCCAGCAAGGTATAATGCCCGGGGGCTCACTTAACTCCAGGCGTGTCCTACCGCGGGAAATTTGGTTGGGTTTATACCGATTTAATTGGTAGAGGAAATCTGAACCAATGATAGGTTTCTTAAACTTATAATCTCTATATGAAAGGGGATGAGGAGTCAATGCTTAACAGGATTCGCGCAAAGCTACAAGTATATTTAAGGTATATAGCTGCCCCCCTCGTCTACTTACGCATTGATCCAAACCTGATAACCCTTACAGGGCTGCTCTTCGGGTTTCTATCAGTGCTAGCCTACGCTCATTATCCATTAATGATTCTGTTTTTTATTTTAATGATACTAAGCGACGCTATCGACGGCCAAGTTGCCCGTGCCATTGGGAAGGTTACAAAATTTGGGGCTTTTCTTGACTCGACAATAGACCGTGTTGAAGATGCCTTATCATACTACCTGCTCTATTTACTCCGCATCGTAGGTGTCGAGGAGTTACTTATAGCTATGATTGGAGCTTTCCTGGTGAGTTATACTCGCTCGCGAGCCGAGTCTCTTGGTGTTGAAATGATGGGCATCGGTGTTGCTGAGCGAGCCGAAAGGCTAATTCTCACCTTTCTGGCGCTAATTACAGCGCCCCTTAGTTTGACTGTAGCAAGGATAATCTTCGCTGGACTGCTGGTTCTCACATATCTAACTGTCCTCCAACGAGCACTACATGTCTACAAGATGTTAGGTGATGCATGATGATAGAGATAGATGGCTCTTTCGGCGAGGGTGGAGGTCAACTTTTAAGGTACAGTGTAGCGCTCGCGGCTCTAACGGGGGAGCCTCTCCGTATATATAACATTAGGGCAAAAAGGGATAACCCTGGACTAAGACCACAACACCTCGCAGCGGTGAAGTTCATTGCGGATCTTGTTCGCGCGGAGGTGGAGGGTCTAAGAGTGGGGTCGACCGAAATTATTTTCAAGCCAACGCTCAAGCAACTACCTAGTGGGACCTACAGTGTAGATATAGGGACAGCTGGATCAGTAACCCTCTTTCTACAGGCAACTCTTCCTGTGCTTATAGCGGCGAGCGGTAGCCTAAGTATGCAGGTAAAGGGCGGTACGAGTGTTCGCTGGAGCCCCCCTTACCACTACTTCGAGAATATCCTACTACGATTGTTTAGTAAAATAGGTGTAAAAGCATCATCAAGACTCATAAGGCACGGCTTCTACCCCGAGGGAGGAGGTATTGTAGCTGTAAAGACGGAACCGTCCTACCCTCTTAAAAGTATAAAACTCACCGGGGGGCCTAGAGCTACACCTGTAGAAGGCATATCTTACTCTGCGAATCTCCCATGCAATATCGCCAAGCGACAAGCAGTATCCGCTACTCAGCTCCTGTCTCAGAGAGGCTACCAAGTTTCGCAAATACGACTGGACTGTGAAACGCCAGCGATTGGCAAGGGAACAGGTATCGTCCTATGGTCGTTT of Thermofilum uzonense contains these proteins:
- the pgsA gene encoding archaetidylinositol phosphate synthase encodes the protein MKGDEESMLNRIRAKLQVYLRYIAAPLVYLRIDPNLITLTGLLFGFLSVLAYAHYPLMILFFILMILSDAIDGQVARAIGKVTKFGAFLDSTIDRVEDALSYYLLYLLRIVGVEELLIAMIGAFLVSYTRSRAESLGVEMMGIGVAERAERLILTFLALITAPLSLTVARIIFAGLLVLTYLTVLQRALHVYKMLGDA
- a CDS encoding nascent polypeptide-associated complex protein, with the protein product MKRLSPREQRRLLERMGLSLKDIEGVEEVQIKLRDKIITIKNPVVQVLEVKGSGKIYQISGVEEESPLTVAPSSQQLEVSEEDIDLIVAQTGATREEAKKALIESGGDIAKAILSLRSSKV
- the rtcA gene encoding RNA 3'-terminal phosphate cyclase, translated to MIEIDGSFGEGGGQLLRYSVALAALTGEPLRIYNIRAKRDNPGLRPQHLAAVKFIADLVRAEVEGLRVGSTEIIFKPTLKQLPSGTYSVDIGTAGSVTLFLQATLPVLIAASGSLSMQVKGGTSVRWSPPYHYFENILLRLFSKIGVKASSRLIRHGFYPEGGGIVAVKTEPSYPLKSIKLTGGPRATPVEGISYSANLPCNIAKRQAVSATQLLSQRGYQVSQIRLDCETPAIGKGTGIVLWSFVGDGIVGGDSIGEKGKPAEVVGREAAENILKSLEAQVPVDPHAADNLVIYLSLAEGESMFYTSQLTLHLETALELCKNILGAHYKIDEEENKFKITVRGIGFTPKR
- the alaS gene encoding alanine--tRNA ligase — translated: MEDFENLPFFLENGWIKKKCPYCGRVFWTLNPNRETCGDQPCEPYSFIGEKVGKHVESITEVRSSFIRFFEERGHTPVKRYPVVARWREDVYLVGASIYDFQPWVTEGLVSPPANPLVISQPSIRLTDVDNVGKTSRHLTGFEMMAHHAFNFPGKSVYWANETVEYAFNLFTRVYGIRPDEITFVYDMWSGGGNAGEDYEVLVRGLEVATLVFMHYKTRENGELVPIQNRIVDTGYGLERIYWLLTGKYNVYEAVFPEIIEYLRNQSGVGLPDPHIMAQIARLSGRLDYKKPIEAYETLTAISKSLGMSLEELRKHVEPHESIYAIADHTRSLLWMIGDGIVPSNTGAGYLARLLIRRSLRYMWRLGLQVRLAEVISKQIEKWKSDFPEYFEIQDEILDIIDEEENRFRETLQRGDKIISEVISNVLSSGASEIPSDTLVTLYESHGIPPEVLEEKAAKYNLKVNTVGFYSRLAELRSRSQQGQKEALSIAIDPNQVKDFPPTRKLYYEDEKLANFTATVLGVLDGKYVILDKTAFYPEGGGQLTDVGRLEFNGQTCEVERVIKVGDVILHQCRGKIPEKGLTVNGYIDIKRRLNLMRHHTATHVVLGALRRVLGRHVWQAGALKTEEYVRFDFTHHKSITPEQARMIEYLANSVVWSNRPVRKYLLERTQAEQKYGFTLYQGGAVPEKILRIVEIEGWDAEACGGTHVDNTGEIGIIKILGFEKIQDGVVRVVFKAGEPALKHIQEQEAKIQSLKEILQATDELVVEKARELVRNVEVLEKEVKRLREQILTGSYQQTISPVYRKGDVEVYLVESSDMDPREVATTLGKSKSNAIVLAYSSDGRVALKVNDKLLDKYDAREIGRRLCDKLGGRGGGVKDLFQGRISNTKDLKEALIHALEA